A genomic segment from Pseudosulfitobacter sp. DSM 107133 encodes:
- a CDS encoding WGR domain-containing protein: MLQALLYRTGKARPLFYRVEISRNLFEEASVTREWGAVGGTPRTITSCHTDLRAASQVADTYRQRALQRGYIRDTAPLHLAK; this comes from the coding sequence ATGCTGCAAGCCCTTCTGTACCGCACCGGCAAGGCCCGCCCGCTGTTCTACCGCGTCGAAATCTCGCGCAACCTGTTTGAAGAAGCCTCGGTCACCCGCGAATGGGGGGCTGTCGGCGGCACGCCGCGCACGATCACCTCGTGCCACACCGACCTGCGCGCCGCCTCTCAGGTGGCCGATACCTACCGCCAGCGCGCCCTGCAACGCGGATACATACGCGACACCGCCCCTCTTCATCTTGCCAAGTAA